One genomic segment of Oreochromis aureus strain Israel breed Guangdong linkage group 9, ZZ_aureus, whole genome shotgun sequence includes these proteins:
- the LOC120441714 gene encoding zinc finger protein 271-like, protein MTSTEKDQHGARSQRSQEADKPHRRKGEKKYSCDECGKVFNHSSNLRRHQVTHSGIKAYSCDECGKSFNDPGNLKIHQLIHSGIKAYSCELCGKSFTQPGNLKTHQLTHSGVKPYSCDKCGKTFARNTHLQSHQVTHSGIKAYSCDICGKTFRWLVSRNIHQRIHTGNDVWLCDQCDKRFVTYKDLQRHMLTHTEERPCKCDLCEKAFKDPHSLRAHQQIHSRKRLFKCSYCEKQSDTDGSSSQPCRHCGGGKVFRCDLCGKTFKHQENLKVHQRRHTGDKMNYCKECGKGFPTISELKNHELFHSGVKKHVCDLCGSSFTTAGDLKKHKVVHTREKPYKCRHCDRSFSYSGSRNNHERTHIEGNFSCDQCDKSFKNLSSYSTHKRSHAVNKLFHCYQCAKTFTSLSALHKHQRDHDNG, encoded by the exons gaccaacatggagcgagaagtcagcgctctcaggaggccgacaaacctcacagaagaaagggagagaaaaaatacagctgtgatgagtgtgggaaggtTTTTAATCACAGTAGCAACTTACGACGTCATCAAGTTACTCACTCTGGaattaaagcgtacagctgtgatgaatgtggaaagtcttttaacgatcctggaaacttaaaaatacaccaactcatccacagtggaattaaagcgtacagctgtgagttgtgtggaaagtcttttacccagcctggaaacttaaaaacacaccaactcacccacagtggagttaaaccataCAGCTGTGATAAGTGTGGTAAAACGTTTGCTCGTAATACCCACTTACAAAGTCATcaagttacccactctggaattaaggcgtacagctgcgacatttgtggaaaaaccttCCGCTGGCTAGTCAGCAGAAATATCCACCAACGCATTCACACTGGCAATGATGTTTggctctgtgatcagtgtgacaAACGTTTTGTTACATACAAAGACTTACAGCGGCACATGcttacccacactgaggagagaccttgcaaatgtgacctgtgtgaaaAGGCTTTTAAAGATCCACATTCCCTGAGAGCACATCAACAGATCCACAGCAGAAAGAGACTTttcaagtgcagttactgtgag aagcagagcgacacagatggatccagctctcaaccctgtcgtcactgtggtggtgggaaagtgTTTCgctgtgacctttgtggaaaaactttcaagCATCAAGAGAACCTAAAAGtacatcaacgtagacacactggagacaaaatgaactactgcaaagaatgtgggaaaGGCTTCCCCACTATAAGTGAATTAAAAAATCATGAGCTCTTccacagtggggttaaaaagcacgTCTGTGACCTGTGTGGGTCATCTTTCACCACTGCAGGTGACCTTAAAAAGCATAAGGTAGTGCACACACGtgagaaaccatacaagtgcagacactgtgacagaaGCTTCTCGTATTCAGGGAGTCGTAACAatcatgaacgtacacacattGAAGGGaacttcagctgtgaccagtgtgacaagagcttcaagaatctcagttcatactccacacacaaacgatcccacgctgtaaataaactgtttcactgttaccaatgtgcaaaaacattcacttcattatctgctctgcacaaacatcagcgtgatcatGACAATGGCTGA